A region of Mycolicibacterium brumae DNA encodes the following proteins:
- a CDS encoding glutamate synthase-related protein, translated as MSRDNRRLGLYAPEQDKSSCGVGFLTRKDGVQTHEVVRKLHEALCAVPHRGGMSSEGVGDGAGVNLDLSLQFFTALTERDDLRLGEFGVGNFFLPNDPARHAEADAVIEAALRAQGFEILLKRDVPVDDSALRPAAVRYQLPIRQWVFLADDDRRIHHALMDIEAIAYRSPELTGLYPLSLSARTQVLKGRLNADEVVPYFRDLSDPRMAVHSMFFHTRFSTNTAPNAMMAQPFRLMAHNGELNTDKKNRLSENAMARARNRAIIRPPGQSDSCRLDQTLASRVFEDDLDLVTAVVAMMPPAWENDATLPPRVRAMLEYFSLYEEKNDGPAALVFGDGDIIGARLDRLGLRPLRTVETDDYLGAMSEAGQVNFAPEQVIRRGRIEAGGMLYFDHRARRSHTTAEALDALAARHDYPAMLAEARVHLGDLPAVPPEQQASPARYDGDLNRYQRYVAYSLNQESFKFLMDPMLATGHEKISAMGYGNAINALSNQEGGIAKYFSQRFAQVTNPPLDSIREAAGMTLRVVLGAKPNSGATPAPQIVVDSPILTHLDMLRIREQRRTPVRRFGIRYRIVLDDPAANAAALVAAIDALCDEVETFARDTGGIAIISDRHVDSTRAAMPLTLVVSALNQRLIEEGLRLRVSMIAESGQLCSSHHIATALGFGAAAVYPLAVQMRAEEKYGADADKAFKNFAKAAEKSLMKTMGKVGLCTVESYIGGEFFEPNYLDTGDPVLRRYFPSVTSPVAGVGFATIADSIPQWHARALAVSTEADVPLLGLFKERAEGAGHSYGTTAVRGFVDMTEETIAFDDEARPDNPTMADPSYLRGLVLNQLEGAFGLDDDAYRHTSFDELTPRAIDSFDITPGYRNFVRAMNAERARRPAALRDVLALPADVTFARTVAEFRAELAQFAPFGNNDLRVRGLNCDRSGDGYRLRLAQGPQRHGALAAALIEMFGPDVTDHEVSEDGVLVRARGAAAEYLGMLRAAPASIPLAQVQPAHEITPTLTSGAMSHGALVAEAHEAVAHGTNMVGALSNCGEGGEHISRYGTIRGSRIKQFASGRFGVWAGYLADPMLRELEIKIGQGAKPGEGGQLPAPKVTVAIAAARGGTPGVELVSPPPHHDTYSIEDLAQLIHDCKAARVKVIVKLVSSEGIGTIAVGVAKAGADVINVAGNTGGTGAAAVTSLKYAGRSAEIGVAEVHQALCANGIRQKVVLRCSGAHQTASDVVKSALLGGDSFEFGTTALMTLKCVMAKNCNIKCPAGLTTNPEVFEGDPRALGQYLLNLAHEVREILATLGLPSLRAARGRADLLHLLDHPSQIGQLDLRQMLTAASEFVVDDPIYLESDYAVDDVLLDQLTGSPEFAAIAPAPAPLTNRNKSVGGQLAIDIERLLNHTADGPTGPAITTDDRGRRHLLPDSVAITTTGSAGQSYGVFCNDGMVLTHTGTCNDGVGKSACGGTIIVRSPGGGSADAGGNVLIGNFALFGASGGRLFIEGEAGDRFAVRNSGATAVVEGAGEFLCEYMTNGSVLNIGGFGHGVANGMSGGFLYQYDPDGELSSKVSADSALIAPITAASWHEVTVRTLLEWHVSATGSAKATALLDDWATARRQIVYVMPRALLLYQDADEILAAKTRKELLDELSAAVAGHQVHKFKRSYRDGSAVLGGTVPGYGETDTESMFALLNTYTVLNMAQQLALTRLPGVTDVRDPRVDKAVRNLVLTEDFFLIHKLQRYAREAIESFSDDELAVLIADKRITDYKAALAQRNVRSTDSLGTYGWILHQDAKNLLSMGRLPSAEELFAHKVIPVVVTSGVPALETT; from the coding sequence ATGAGTCGCGATAACCGCCGCCTCGGGCTGTATGCCCCCGAGCAGGACAAGAGCAGCTGCGGGGTCGGATTCCTGACCCGCAAAGACGGCGTCCAGACCCACGAGGTGGTCCGCAAACTCCACGAGGCGCTGTGCGCGGTGCCGCACCGCGGGGGTATGTCGTCAGAGGGCGTCGGCGACGGCGCCGGGGTCAATCTCGACCTCTCGCTGCAGTTCTTCACCGCGCTCACCGAGCGTGACGACCTGCGCCTCGGCGAATTCGGGGTGGGCAACTTCTTCCTGCCCAACGATCCGGCGCGGCACGCCGAGGCCGACGCGGTGATCGAGGCCGCGCTGCGCGCCCAGGGTTTCGAGATCCTGCTCAAACGCGATGTGCCCGTGGATGATTCGGCGCTGCGACCGGCCGCCGTGCGGTACCAGCTGCCGATTCGGCAGTGGGTGTTCCTGGCCGACGACGACCGCAGAATCCACCACGCGCTGATGGACATCGAGGCGATCGCCTATCGCAGCCCCGAACTGACCGGCCTGTACCCGCTCTCGCTCAGCGCGCGCACCCAGGTCCTCAAAGGCCGGCTCAACGCCGACGAGGTGGTGCCCTACTTCCGGGATCTCTCCGATCCACGGATGGCGGTGCACTCGATGTTCTTCCACACCCGGTTCTCCACCAACACCGCGCCGAACGCGATGATGGCCCAGCCGTTCCGGCTGATGGCGCACAACGGCGAACTCAACACCGACAAGAAGAACCGGCTCTCGGAGAACGCGATGGCGCGGGCCCGAAACCGCGCGATCATCCGCCCGCCGGGCCAGTCGGACAGCTGCCGCCTGGACCAGACGTTGGCCAGCCGGGTCTTCGAAGACGACCTGGACCTGGTGACCGCCGTCGTCGCGATGATGCCACCGGCCTGGGAGAACGACGCCACACTCCCGCCGCGGGTGCGGGCCATGCTGGAGTACTTCAGCCTCTACGAGGAGAAGAACGACGGGCCGGCCGCGCTGGTGTTCGGCGACGGCGACATCATCGGCGCCCGGCTGGACCGGCTCGGGCTGCGCCCGCTGCGCACCGTGGAGACCGACGACTATCTGGGCGCCATGTCGGAGGCCGGACAGGTGAACTTCGCGCCGGAGCAGGTCATCCGTCGCGGCCGGATCGAGGCCGGCGGCATGCTGTACTTCGACCACCGGGCCCGCCGTTCCCACACCACCGCCGAGGCGCTGGACGCGCTCGCCGCCCGGCACGACTATCCGGCGATGCTCGCCGAGGCGCGAGTGCACCTCGGCGACCTGCCCGCGGTGCCGCCGGAGCAACAGGCCTCCCCGGCCCGCTACGACGGCGACCTGAACCGCTACCAGCGCTATGTGGCCTATTCGCTGAACCAGGAAAGCTTCAAGTTCCTGATGGATCCGATGCTGGCCACCGGCCACGAGAAGATCTCCGCGATGGGCTACGGCAACGCCATCAACGCGCTGTCCAACCAGGAGGGCGGCATCGCGAAGTACTTCTCCCAGCGCTTCGCGCAGGTGACGAACCCACCGCTGGACAGCATCCGGGAAGCCGCCGGGATGACGCTGCGGGTGGTGCTGGGCGCCAAACCGAACAGCGGCGCCACCCCGGCGCCGCAGATCGTCGTCGACTCCCCCATCCTCACCCACCTGGACATGCTCCGGATCCGGGAACAGCGGCGCACCCCGGTGCGCCGGTTCGGCATCCGCTACCGGATCGTGCTGGACGATCCGGCGGCCAACGCGGCGGCGCTGGTCGCCGCGATCGACGCGCTGTGCGACGAGGTGGAGACGTTCGCCCGCGACACCGGCGGCATCGCGATCATCTCCGACCGGCACGTGGACAGCACCCGGGCGGCGATGCCCCTGACGCTGGTGGTCTCGGCCCTCAACCAACGGCTGATCGAAGAGGGCCTGCGGCTGCGGGTCTCGATGATCGCCGAAAGCGGCCAGCTGTGCTCCTCGCACCACATCGCCACCGCGCTCGGTTTCGGCGCCGCGGCCGTGTACCCGCTGGCGGTGCAGATGCGCGCCGAGGAGAAGTACGGGGCCGACGCCGACAAGGCGTTCAAGAACTTCGCCAAAGCCGCCGAGAAATCCCTGATGAAGACCATGGGCAAGGTCGGCCTGTGCACCGTGGAGAGCTACATCGGCGGCGAGTTCTTCGAACCCAACTATCTGGACACCGGAGACCCGGTGCTGCGCCGGTACTTCCCCAGCGTCACCTCACCGGTGGCCGGCGTAGGGTTCGCCACCATCGCCGACTCGATCCCGCAGTGGCACGCCCGGGCGCTGGCCGTCAGCACCGAGGCCGACGTCCCGCTGCTGGGTTTGTTCAAGGAACGGGCCGAGGGCGCCGGGCACTCCTACGGCACCACGGCGGTGCGCGGATTCGTCGACATGACCGAGGAGACCATCGCCTTCGACGACGAGGCCCGGCCGGACAACCCGACCATGGCCGATCCGAGCTACCTGCGGGGGCTGGTGCTGAACCAGCTCGAGGGCGCCTTCGGCCTGGACGACGACGCGTACCGCCACACCAGCTTCGACGAGCTGACCCCGCGTGCGATCGACAGTTTCGACATCACGCCCGGCTACCGGAACTTCGTCCGGGCGATGAACGCCGAACGCGCCCGCCGGCCGGCCGCGCTGCGCGACGTGCTGGCGTTGCCGGCCGACGTCACCTTCGCGCGCACCGTCGCCGAGTTCCGCGCCGAGCTGGCGCAGTTCGCTCCATTCGGCAACAACGATCTGCGGGTGCGCGGTTTGAACTGCGACCGCAGCGGCGACGGCTACCGGCTGCGGCTCGCGCAGGGGCCGCAGCGCCACGGCGCGCTGGCCGCCGCGCTGATCGAGATGTTCGGCCCGGATGTCACCGACCACGAGGTCTCCGAGGACGGGGTGCTGGTGCGCGCCCGCGGCGCCGCCGCGGAATACCTGGGGATGCTTCGCGCCGCGCCGGCCTCCATCCCGCTGGCGCAGGTGCAGCCCGCGCACGAGATCACCCCCACGCTGACCTCCGGGGCGATGAGCCACGGCGCGCTGGTGGCCGAAGCGCACGAGGCGGTCGCGCACGGAACCAATATGGTTGGCGCACTGTCGAACTGCGGTGAAGGCGGCGAGCACATCAGCCGGTACGGCACCATCCGCGGCTCCCGGATCAAACAGTTCGCTTCGGGGCGGTTCGGCGTCTGGGCGGGCTACCTGGCCGACCCGATGCTGCGGGAGCTGGAGATCAAAATCGGTCAGGGCGCCAAACCCGGTGAGGGTGGCCAGCTTCCCGCGCCGAAGGTGACCGTGGCGATCGCGGCCGCGCGCGGCGGCACCCCCGGCGTCGAACTCGTCTCCCCGCCACCGCATCACGACACCTATTCCATCGAGGATCTCGCCCAGCTGATCCACGACTGCAAGGCCGCCCGGGTCAAGGTGATCGTCAAACTGGTCTCCTCCGAGGGCATCGGCACCATCGCCGTCGGCGTCGCGAAGGCCGGCGCCGATGTCATCAATGTCGCCGGCAACACCGGCGGGACCGGCGCCGCCGCGGTCACCAGCCTCAAGTACGCCGGCCGCTCCGCCGAGATCGGCGTGGCGGAAGTGCACCAGGCGCTGTGCGCCAACGGTATTCGGCAGAAGGTGGTGTTGCGCTGCTCGGGCGCCCACCAGACCGCCTCCGACGTCGTCAAATCCGCGCTGCTGGGGGGCGACAGCTTCGAGTTCGGCACCACCGCGCTGATGACGCTCAAGTGCGTGATGGCCAAGAACTGCAATATCAAATGCCCCGCCGGGTTGACCACGAACCCGGAGGTGTTCGAAGGCGATCCGCGGGCTCTGGGCCAGTACCTGCTCAACCTGGCGCACGAGGTGCGCGAGATCCTCGCCACCCTCGGACTACCGTCGCTGCGCGCGGCCCGGGGCCGCGCGGACCTGCTGCACCTGCTCGACCATCCGTCCCAGATCGGTCAGCTTGATCTGCGCCAGATGCTCACCGCGGCATCGGAATTCGTCGTCGACGACCCGATCTATCTGGAGTCCGACTACGCCGTCGACGACGTCCTGCTGGATCAGCTCACCGGGAGCCCGGAGTTCGCCGCCATTGCGCCGGCGCCGGCGCCCCTGACCAACCGAAATAAGAGCGTGGGCGGGCAGCTGGCTATCGACATCGAACGGCTGCTCAACCACACCGCCGACGGCCCCACCGGGCCCGCGATCACCACCGACGACCGCGGCCGGCGTCACCTGCTTCCCGACTCGGTGGCGATCACGACCACCGGATCGGCCGGGCAGAGCTACGGGGTCTTCTGCAACGACGGCATGGTGCTGACTCACACCGGCACCTGCAACGACGGCGTCGGCAAGAGCGCCTGCGGCGGAACCATCATCGTCCGCTCCCCCGGCGGCGGGAGCGCAGACGCGGGCGGCAACGTGCTGATCGGCAACTTCGCCCTGTTCGGCGCGTCCGGCGGCCGGCTGTTCATCGAGGGCGAGGCCGGCGATCGCTTCGCCGTCCGCAATTCCGGCGCGACCGCCGTCGTCGAGGGCGCCGGTGAGTTTCTGTGTGAGTACATGACCAACGGTTCGGTGCTCAACATCGGCGGGTTCGGCCATGGCGTCGCCAACGGGATGAGCGGCGGCTTCCTCTACCAATACGACCCCGACGGTGAGCTGAGCTCCAAGGTCAGCGCCGATTCCGCGCTGATCGCGCCGATCACCGCGGCGTCCTGGCACGAGGTGACCGTGCGCACCCTGCTGGAGTGGCATGTCTCGGCCACCGGATCGGCGAAAGCCACGGCGCTGCTCGATGATTGGGCCACCGCGCGGCGGCAGATCGTCTACGTGATGCCCCGGGCGCTGCTGCTGTACCAGGACGCCGACGAGATCCTGGCCGCCAAGACGCGCAAGGAACTGCTCGACGAACTCTCCGCGGCGGTCGCCGGCCACCAGGTGCACAAGTTCAAGCGCTCCTACCGCGACGGCTCCGCCGTGCTGGGCGGAACGGTGCCCGGTTACGGGGAAACCGACACCGAGTCGATGTTCGCGCTGCTGAACACCTACACGGTGCTGAACATGGCACAGCAACTGGCGCTCACCCGGCTGCCCGGTGTCACCGACGTCCGGGACCCGCGCGTCGACAAGGCGGTCCGCAACCTGGTGCTCACCGAGGATTTCTTCCTCATCCACAAACTGCAGCGCTACGCCCGGGAGGCCATCGAGTCGTTCAGCGACGACGAGTTGGCCGTGCTGATCGCCGACAAGCGGATCACCGACTACAAGGCGGCGTTGGCGCAGCGCAATGTGCGCTCCACCGACAGTCTGGGCACCTACGGCTGGATCCTGCATCAGGACGCCAAGAATCTGCTCAGCATGGGCCGGCTGCCGTCGGCGGAGGAACTGTTCGCACACAAGGTGATTCCGGTCGTGGTGACGTCCGGCGTCCCGGCACTGGAGACGACGTAG
- a CDS encoding diflavin oxidoreductase, whose translation MKIAYIPQDAPFNEDQRAWLSGFLAGLHSRVAMNLATPPPVASATGSAPRPALRVLYGTQTGNAEGVAGDIAAGARAQGFDAAVSGLDEITVEEFAGCKFVLIVISTYGEGEMPDNAELFWDALSSTMAPRLEGMSFGVLALGDTSYDGFCQAGKLMDTRLEQLGATRVLARTDCDVDYETPAAEWIQEAVGALMTLAGASGVPSTPPPSTVSRSGWTRKNPYPARLAESRRLSGPGSGKEIRHYEFDLGDSEISYQAGDALAVVPENDPALVQALAEHFRLSVDTRVDGEPLSELFGKRYEISTPSKDLLGEVESRADDDEFSHVLRGGIKEALDRWLYGRDVLDILRIGGDQLSLEEFIGLLKPLQHRAYSISSSPLAHPDRIHLTVASVRYQNTGRERGGVCSTFLADRCDAAPIFLQPNKSFRVPADDSAPMIMVGPGTGIAPFRAFLQEREHRGAAGRNWLFFGDRQREHDFIYADELTGWHDRGVLDRVDLAFSRDPGTAGSGGSGGSGGAKIYVQTRMREHGKELFGWLEDGGHFYVCGDASRMAKDVDQALHDIVATHGGLGVDGAVEYVNTLKREKRYVRDVY comes from the coding sequence ATGAAGATCGCCTACATCCCCCAAGACGCCCCGTTCAACGAGGACCAACGCGCCTGGCTCTCCGGGTTCCTGGCCGGGCTGCATTCCCGGGTCGCGATGAACCTCGCCACCCCGCCGCCGGTGGCATCGGCCACCGGTTCCGCGCCGCGTCCGGCGCTGCGGGTGCTCTACGGCACCCAGACCGGCAACGCCGAAGGTGTGGCCGGCGATATCGCCGCCGGCGCCCGGGCGCAGGGTTTCGACGCAGCCGTCAGCGGCCTCGACGAGATCACGGTGGAGGAGTTCGCCGGGTGCAAGTTCGTGCTGATCGTGATCTCCACCTACGGCGAGGGCGAGATGCCCGACAACGCTGAACTGTTCTGGGACGCGCTGTCATCGACGATGGCGCCGCGGCTGGAGGGGATGTCGTTCGGCGTGCTGGCGCTCGGGGACACCAGCTACGACGGGTTCTGCCAGGCCGGAAAGCTGATGGACACCAGGCTGGAGCAGTTGGGCGCCACCCGGGTGCTGGCCCGCACCGACTGCGACGTCGACTACGAGACCCCGGCCGCCGAGTGGATTCAGGAGGCCGTGGGCGCCCTGATGACCCTCGCCGGCGCCAGCGGTGTGCCGAGCACCCCGCCGCCGAGCACGGTGTCGCGCTCGGGTTGGACCCGCAAGAACCCGTATCCGGCGCGGCTCGCGGAGAGTCGGCGGCTGTCCGGTCCCGGTTCGGGCAAGGAGATCCGGCACTACGAGTTCGACCTCGGCGACAGCGAGATCAGCTACCAGGCCGGCGACGCGCTGGCCGTGGTCCCGGAAAACGATCCGGCATTGGTTCAGGCGCTGGCCGAGCACTTCCGGTTGTCCGTCGACACCCGGGTGGACGGCGAGCCGCTCAGCGAGCTGTTCGGGAAACGCTACGAGATCAGCACCCCATCGAAGGATCTGCTGGGCGAGGTGGAAAGCCGCGCCGACGACGACGAGTTCTCGCACGTGCTGCGCGGCGGGATCAAGGAGGCGCTGGACCGTTGGCTCTACGGCCGCGATGTGCTCGACATCCTGCGCATCGGCGGCGACCAACTCAGCCTGGAAGAGTTCATCGGGTTGCTCAAACCGCTGCAGCACCGCGCTTACTCCATCTCGTCGAGCCCGCTGGCGCACCCCGACCGCATCCATCTGACCGTGGCCAGCGTGCGCTACCAGAACACCGGTCGCGAGCGGGGCGGTGTCTGCTCGACGTTCCTGGCCGATCGCTGCGACGCCGCGCCGATCTTTCTGCAGCCCAATAAGTCCTTCCGGGTGCCCGCCGATGACAGTGCGCCGATGATCATGGTGGGGCCCGGCACCGGCATCGCGCCGTTCCGCGCGTTCCTGCAGGAACGGGAACACCGCGGCGCGGCCGGGCGCAACTGGCTGTTCTTCGGCGACCGGCAGCGCGAACACGATTTCATCTACGCCGATGAGCTCACCGGCTGGCACGACCGCGGCGTGCTGGACCGTGTCGACCTGGCGTTCTCCAGGGATCCCGGCACCGCGGGGTCCGGCGGCTCCGGCGGCTCCGGCGGCGCGAAGATCTACGTGCAGACCCGGATGCGCGAGCACGGCAAGGAGCTGTTCGGCTGGCTGGAGGACGGCGGACACTTCTACGTGTGCGGCGACGCCTCCCGGATGGCCAAGGACGTCGACCAGGCGCTGCACGATATCGTCGCCACCCACGGTGGCCTCGGGGTCGACGGAGCCGTCGAGTACGTCAACACGCTCAAGCGCGAGAAGCGCTACGTCCGTGATGTGTACTGA
- a CDS encoding RsmB/NOP family class I SAM-dependent RNA methyltransferase translates to MDKPRNSKGPNTDRPRRPRDDEDRRPRREARDALDPARRAAFDTLRAVAERDAYANLALPAMLRERGITGRDAAFATELTYGTCRTSGQLDAIIAAAANRSVDDIDPVLLDLLRLGAYQLLRTRVEDHAAVTTAVGAAKAEFDSVRGGFVNAVLRKIAGRSLDEWLAEVAPDPGKDPIGNLALTHAHPRWIAQAFADALGADAGELAEVLAADDARPQVHLAARPGVLSAADLAEQTGGTVGRYSPHAVYLPGGDPGKVAAVREDKALVQDEGSQLIAQALTRAPLEGPEGGRWLDLCAGPGGKTALLAALGTGADAVVTAVEPAGRRAEMVEQNTAGLDVAVLRVDGRDDDAIRAAVDGLGAGLGGFDRVLVDAPCTGLGALRRRPEARWRRQPKDLPELTKLQRELLASAIRLVRPGGVVLYSTCSPHLSETVGVVADAVRRYPVEVLDARPLFEPAEGLGEGPYVQLWPHRHGTDAMFAAVLRKTG, encoded by the coding sequence GTGGACAAGCCCCGAAACTCCAAGGGGCCCAACACCGACCGCCCCCGTCGTCCCCGCGACGACGAGGATCGCCGACCCCGGCGGGAGGCGCGGGACGCCCTCGACCCGGCGCGCCGGGCGGCGTTCGACACCCTGCGGGCGGTCGCCGAGCGCGACGCCTACGCCAACCTCGCGCTGCCCGCGATGCTGCGGGAACGCGGAATCACCGGCCGGGACGCCGCATTCGCCACCGAGCTGACCTACGGGACGTGTCGCACCAGCGGCCAGCTCGACGCGATCATCGCCGCCGCCGCGAATCGCTCCGTCGACGACATCGACCCGGTGCTGCTGGACCTGCTGCGCCTGGGCGCCTATCAACTGCTGCGGACCCGGGTGGAGGACCACGCGGCGGTCACCACCGCCGTCGGCGCGGCGAAGGCCGAATTCGACTCGGTGCGCGGCGGATTCGTCAACGCCGTGCTGCGCAAGATCGCCGGCCGCAGCCTCGACGAGTGGCTGGCGGAGGTCGCCCCGGACCCGGGCAAGGATCCGATCGGCAACCTCGCCCTGACGCACGCGCACCCCCGTTGGATCGCGCAAGCATTCGCCGACGCGCTCGGCGCCGACGCCGGCGAGCTCGCCGAGGTGCTGGCCGCCGACGACGCCCGGCCGCAGGTGCACCTGGCCGCGCGCCCCGGCGTGCTCAGCGCCGCCGACCTCGCCGAGCAGACCGGCGGAACCGTCGGCCGGTATTCGCCGCACGCGGTCTACCTGCCCGGCGGAGACCCCGGGAAGGTCGCGGCGGTCCGCGAGGACAAGGCGCTGGTGCAGGACGAGGGCAGCCAGCTCATCGCCCAAGCGCTCACCCGCGCGCCGCTTGAGGGCCCCGAAGGCGGGCGCTGGCTGGACCTGTGCGCGGGCCCCGGCGGCAAGACCGCGCTGCTGGCGGCCCTCGGCACGGGCGCCGACGCGGTGGTCACCGCGGTCGAGCCGGCCGGGCGGCGCGCCGAGATGGTCGAGCAGAACACCGCCGGCCTGGACGTCGCGGTGCTGCGCGTCGACGGCCGCGACGACGACGCCATCCGCGCCGCTGTCGATGGCCTTGGCGCAGGGTTGGGCGGGTTCGACCGGGTGCTGGTCGACGCCCCCTGCACCGGGCTGGGCGCGCTGCGCCGGCGGCCCGAGGCGCGCTGGCGTCGCCAGCCCAAGGACCTGCCCGAGCTGACCAAACTGCAGCGCGAGCTGCTGGCCTCGGCGATCCGGCTGGTCCGCCCCGGCGGGGTGGTGCTGTACTCCACCTGCTCACCGCATCTGTCGGAAACCGTCGGCGTCGTCGCCGACGCGGTGCGGCGCTACCCGGTGGAAGTGCTCGACGCCCGCCCGCTGTTCGAGCCGGCCGAAGGTCTCGGGGAGGGTCCGTACGTGCAGCTGTGGCCGCACCGGCACGGCACGGACGCCATGTTCGCCGCCGTGCTGCGAAAGACCGGTTAG
- the fmt gene encoding methionyl-tRNA formyltransferase: MRLVFAGTPAPALPALRRLIASPRHQVVAVLTRPDAAAGRRGKPAPSPVALLAEEHGIPVLKPATPNTGEFVAELAALEPDCCPVVAYGALLRDELLAVPAHGWVNLHFSLLPAWRGAAPVQAAIAAGDEVTGATTFRIEPALDSGPVYGVLTETIRATDTAGDLLERLAEAGAGLLEATLDGIADGQLTAAPQPADGHSYAPKITVEAARVRWSDPALAVDRRIRAVTPNPGAWTMIGEQRVKLGPVTPADAGSSGAEPLAPGQIRVERKRVLVGTGSDPVALGVVQPPGKKAMNAADWARGARLDEAVAQ, translated from the coding sequence GTGCGTCTCGTCTTCGCCGGAACCCCCGCGCCCGCCCTGCCCGCGCTGCGCCGGCTGATCGCCTCCCCGCGTCACCAGGTGGTGGCGGTGCTGACCCGCCCGGACGCCGCCGCCGGACGCCGCGGCAAACCCGCGCCGTCGCCGGTCGCCCTGCTCGCCGAAGAACACGGCATCCCCGTCCTGAAGCCCGCCACCCCCAACACAGGAGAATTCGTCGCGGAACTGGCGGCGCTGGAGCCGGATTGCTGCCCGGTGGTGGCCTACGGCGCGTTGCTGCGCGACGAGTTGCTGGCGGTTCCCGCGCACGGCTGGGTGAACCTGCACTTCTCGCTGCTGCCGGCGTGGCGTGGCGCCGCGCCGGTGCAGGCCGCCATCGCCGCCGGCGACGAGGTCACCGGCGCCACCACCTTCCGGATCGAACCCGCGCTGGATTCCGGCCCGGTGTACGGGGTGCTCACCGAGACCATCCGCGCCACCGACACCGCCGGGGATCTGCTGGAGCGGTTGGCCGAGGCCGGAGCGGGCCTGTTGGAAGCCACCCTCGACGGTATCGCCGACGGGCAGCTGACCGCGGCGCCCCAGCCCGCCGATGGCCACAGCTACGCCCCGAAGATCACCGTGGAAGCCGCGCGGGTCCGCTGGAGCGACCCGGCGCTGGCGGTGGACCGCCGGATCCGCGCGGTCACGCCGAATCCCGGCGCGTGGACCATGATCGGTGAGCAACGCGTCAAACTCGGCCCGGTGACCCCGGCCGACGCGGGGTCCTCCGGGGCAGAGCCGTTGGCCCCGGGACAGATTCGGGTGGAACGCAAGCGGGTGCTGGTCGGCACCGGGTCGGACCCGGTGGCGCTCGGTGTGGTGCAACCGCCGGGCAAGAAGGCGATGAACGCCGCGGACTGGGCCCGCGGCGCCCGACTGGATGAGGCGGTGGCGCAGTGA